In Gossypium raimondii isolate GPD5lz chromosome 12, ASM2569854v1, whole genome shotgun sequence, a single window of DNA contains:
- the LOC105763270 gene encoding soluble inorganic pyrophosphatase PPA1 — translation MANNGGEATSGKSAGFSRVALNERILSSMTRRSIAAHPWHDLEIGPGAPAVFNCVVEIGKGSKVKYELDKTSGLIKVDRVLYSSVVYPHNYGFIPRTICEDSDPMDVLILMQEPVLPGSFLRARAIGLMPMIDQGEKDDKIIAVCADDPEFRHYTDIKQLPPHRLAEIRRFFEDYKKNENKKVDVEDFLPAETAIEAIKYSMDLYASYIVESLRK, via the exons ATGGCAAACAATGGCGGAGAAGCAACAAGCGGGAAGAGCGCTGGATTCTCTCGCGTCGCCCTTAATGAAAGAATCCTTTCTTCGATGACTCGAAGATCGATTGCTGCTCATCCTTGGCATGATTTGGAGATTG GACCTGGTGCTCCAGCAGTTTTTAACTGT GTGGTTGAAATTGGAAAAGGTAGCAAGGTCAAGTACGAGCTCGACAAAACCAGTGGTCTTATAAAA GTTGATCGTGTTCTGTACTCATCGGTTGTTTACCCACACAACTATGGTTTCATCCCAAGGACTATTTGTGAGGACAGTGATCCTATGGATGTCCTGATACTGATGCAG GAGCCTGTTTTGCCTGGTTCTTTTCTTCGTGCCCGTGCTATTGGGTTAATGCCTATGATTGATCAG GGCGAGAAGGATGACAAGATTATTGCTGTATGTGCTGATGATCCCGAGTTCCGTCATTACACAGACATCAAACAGCTTCCTCCTCATCGTCTGGCTGAAATCCGCCGCTTCTTTGAGGATT ACAAAAAGAATGAGAACAAGAAGGTTGATGTAGAAGACTTTTTGCCAGCTGAGACTGCTATTGAAGCCATCAAGTATTCCAT GGATCTATACGCATCTTACATTGTTGAAAGCTTGAGGAAGTGA
- the LOC105761974 gene encoding uncharacterized protein LOC105761974, with the protein MDNLSQSSKASKRHSSTPMKQRRSGYEPSDTETEWQDHHNRKNRTSMLVEADNMVFNLPRNTSPLRLNRKVPGTSPLPRRHNSRSPYKTRRDDGRNVSPLSKSKHENQRHVSPYKPGREDHNLITEMGNDNTSGLFRKQSRRTPKREGRATIGQFLEAGKGRDYSRRSVTAPRQRGDRRTPSPISRSMLHKQRTVGEINEMVANAMISRSPMYNACMFESTESISPGDIFFSRDAGASPMQNNVLPNNGSFGNHVLPKPPMFEQKDFSSHQRMRANGNVDPKARGFSSSAGLKLSTQNSEISDSSGRRSSVNSGKFTANRLKGQSETWFACVMRRGPCRTSKKSSEKQDFDEASFIGKAIVVEKLRQFWADKYQPASLDGFTCHKKEAQLLKQLVSYESCLHILFKGPSGSGKRALTMAFLREIYGDPSWNEKRPMQVIVPLVSSAHHVELNVNLGNAKYALMGLVKEISSYYAITPETSTASFKTNHKVIVLHDVDKAPDNIHHLIKWIMDCHSDSCKFILCCEDDIDILDSVTNRCKVIKVDTPVTHEIMEVLIQIARKEEFDLSMNFASKIASKSKQNLRKAIMALEACKAHNYPFADDQPIPLEWEEVLTELASEILADPAHRRLCIVRGKLQKLLVDFVHPKLILQKLVEQFLNHVEAGLKRELYYWHAYYDKRLPTGTSALLKLEEFVAKFMGIYRKSWYNCQRV; encoded by the exons atggataaCTTGTCTCAAAGCAGTAAAGCTTCTAAGCGTCATTCCTCTACTCCAATGAAGCAAAGGCGAAGTGGTTATGAGCCATCAGATACAGAGACTGAATGGCAAGATCATCATAACCGAAAGAACAGAACATCCATGCTTGTTGAAGCAGATAACATGGTGTTCAATTTGCCTAGAAACACTAGTCCTTTGAGACTTAACCGAAAGGTACCTGGAACAAGTCCCCTTCCAAGGAGACACAACAGCAGGTCTCCTTACAAGACAAGGAGAGATGATGGGCGAAATGTTAGCCCCTTGTCGAAGTCAAAACATGAGAATCAGAGGCATGTTTCTCCTTATAAACCTGGAAGAGAGGACCATAACTTGATTACTGAAATGGGAAATGATAACACTTCTGGCTTATTTAGGAAGCAAAGTCGTAGAACTCCAAAAAGAGAGGGAAGAGCAACAATAGGGCAGTTTCTTGAGGCTGGTAAAGGGAGAGACTATAGCCGTCGATCAGTGACTGCTCCACGACAAAGAGGGGATCGGAGGACGCCGTCACCAATCTCAAGGAGCATGCTACACAAGCAAAGAACAGTTGGTGAAATCAATGAAATGGTGGCCAATGCAATGATTTCTAGAAGTCCTATGTATAATGCTTGTATGTTTGAAAGCACGGAGTCCATTTCACCTGGTGATATCTTCTTTTCTCGTGATGCTGGGGCCTCGCCAATGCAAAACAATGTGTTGCCAAATAACGGAAGCTTTGGGAACCATGTTCTCCCAAAGCCACCAATGTTCGAACAAAAAGATTTTTCTTCCCATCAACGAATGAGAGCTAATGGAAATGTTGATCCAAAAGCTCGAGGGTTCTCATCGAGTGCAGGCTTAAAGCTTAGCACTCAAAATAGTGAGATAAGTGATAGTAGTGGGAGGAGGAGTAGTGTAAACTCTGGGAAGTTCACCGCAAATAGACTAAAGGGACAAAGTGAGACATGGTTTGCTTGCGTGATGAGGAGAGGACCCTGCAGGACCTCAAAGAAATCATCAGAAAAGCAAGATTTCGATGAGGCCTCTTTCATTGGGAAGGCAATTGTAGTTGAAAAACTAAGGCAGTTTTGGGCTGATAAATATCAACCAGCTTCTTTGGATGGATTCACCTGTCACAAGAAAGAAGCTCAGCTTCTGAAGCAACTT GTATCCTATGAAAGTTGTCTTCATATATTGTTCAAAGGACCATCTGGTTCTGGGAAAAGGGCACTAACAATGGCTTTCCTGCGAGAAATATATGGTGACCCTAGTTGGAAT GAGAAAAGGCCAATGCAAGTTATTGTTCCACTTGTTTCGAGTGCTCATCATGTGGAGCTTAATGTCAACTTGGGAAATGCTAAATATGCATTAATGGGATTGGTCAAAGAAATAAGCTCCTATTATGCAATTACCCCTGAAACCAGCACTGCTAGTTTTAAGACAAACCACAAag TTATAGTTCTTCATGATGTTGACAAGGCACCAGATAATATTCATCACTTGATAAAATGGATAATGGACTGTCATTCGGATTCCTGTAAATTCATACTCTGCtgtgaagatgacatagatatCCTAGACTCAGTAACAAATCGCTGCAAAGTTATAAAAGTAGATACCCCAGTAACACATGAA ATCATGGAGGTACTTATTCAGATAGCAAGGAAAGAGGAATTTGATCTATCCATGAATTTTGCTTCTAAGATTGCATCCAAATCAAAGCAAAACCTGAGGAAAGCAATCATGGCTCTTGAAGCCTGCAAAGCACACAA CTATCCTTTTGCTGATGATCAACCAATCCCACTTGAATGGGAAGAGGTTTTGACAGAACTCGCATCAGAAATCCTAGCTGATCCAGCACATAGAAG ATTATGCATTGTGCGAGGAAAGCTTCAAAAGCTTCTTGTGGATTTTGTTCATCCTAAACTGATCCTCCAG AAGCTGGTAGAACAATTTCTTAATCACGTTGAAGCTGGTTTAAAAAGGGAACTCTATTATTGGCACGCTTACTAT GACAAGAGGCTACCAACAGGAACAAGTGCTCTGTTGAAATTAGAAG AGTTTGTGGCCAAGTTTATGGGGATATATAGGAAGAGTTGGTACAATTGTCAGCGTGTGTAA
- the LOC105763272 gene encoding eugenol synthase 1 isoform X1 — MAEKSKILIIGGAGYIGNFMVEASTKLGHPTFVLVRERTISDPEKSKLIESFKGSGVTILYGDIYDHESLLRAIKQVDIVISTLGTQQLADQVRIIEAIKEAGNVKRFLPSEFGMDADRIHAVEPAASIFRIKAKIRRAIEAEGIPYTYISSNAFAGHFLPNLMQENATVPPRDKVVILGDGNPKGIFVQEDDIATYTIKAAEDPRTLNKILYIRPPSNVLSFNEVVSLWERKIGKTLEKSYVPKEQLLNIIQESPVPWNFFLSFAHPMFVKGEASNFGIEAWFGVEASELYPELKYTSVDEYLHQFV, encoded by the exons ATGGCTGAGAAAAGCAAAATTTTGATAATCGGAGGCGCTGGCTATATTGGGAACTTCATGGTGGAGGCAAGCACCAAACTGGGGCACCCCACTTTTGTATTGGTCAGAGAGAGGACGATTTCTGATCCTGAAAAATCAAAGCTGATTGAGAGTTTCAAGGGCTCTGGAGTAACCATTCTTTAT GGTGATATCTATGATCATGAGAGCTTGTTAAGGGCAATCAAGCAAGTTGACATTGTGATCTCCACATTAGGCACACAACAGCTAGCGGATCAAGTAAGGATAATTGAAGCCATCAAAGAAGCTGGAAATGTCAAG AGATTTCTTCCATCGGAGTTTGGCATGGATGCAGACCGTATCCACGCAGTGGAGCCAGCTGCAAGCATATTCAGGATCAAGGCTAAAATTCGAAGAGCAATTGAGGCTGAAGGGATACCATATACGTATATCTCATCCAATGCCTTTGCAGGGCATTTCTTGCCAAATTTAATGCAGGAAAATGCCACTGTTCCTCCTAGGGATAAGGTAGTCATACTTGGAGATGGAAATCCAAAAG GTATTTTTGTCCAGGAAGATGACATAGCAACTTACACCATTAAAGCAGCTGAAGATCCAAGAACCTTGAACAAGATTCTTTATATAAGACCCCCTTCCAATGTTTTGTCTTTCAATGAAGTAGTCTCCCTATGGGAGAGGAAAATTGGCAAGACCCTTGAAAAGAGCTATGTTCCTAAGGAACAGCTTCTTAACATCATTCAAG AGTCACCTGTTCCCTGGAATTTCTTTTTGTCATTCGCCCATCCTATGTTTGTGAAGGGAGAGGCTTCGAATTTCGGTATAGAAGCTTGGTTCGGTGTGGAGGCATCTGAGCTTTATCCTGAACTGAAATATACTAGTGTTGATGAATACCTGCATCAGTTTGTGTAA
- the LOC105763272 gene encoding eugenol synthase 1 isoform X2 produces the protein MAEKSKILIIGGAGYIGNFMVEASTKLGHPTFVLVRERTISDPEKSKLIESFKGSGVTILYGDIYDHESLLRAIKQVDIVISTLGTQQLADQVRIIEAIKEAGNVKRFLPSEFGMDADRIHAVEPAASIFRIKAKIRRAIEAEGIPYTYISSNAFAGHFLPNLMQENATVPPRDKVVILGDGNPKGIFVQEDDIATYTIKAAEDPRTLNKILYIRPPSNVLSFNEVVSLWERKIGKTLEKSYVPKEQLLNIIQGLQ, from the exons ATGGCTGAGAAAAGCAAAATTTTGATAATCGGAGGCGCTGGCTATATTGGGAACTTCATGGTGGAGGCAAGCACCAAACTGGGGCACCCCACTTTTGTATTGGTCAGAGAGAGGACGATTTCTGATCCTGAAAAATCAAAGCTGATTGAGAGTTTCAAGGGCTCTGGAGTAACCATTCTTTAT GGTGATATCTATGATCATGAGAGCTTGTTAAGGGCAATCAAGCAAGTTGACATTGTGATCTCCACATTAGGCACACAACAGCTAGCGGATCAAGTAAGGATAATTGAAGCCATCAAAGAAGCTGGAAATGTCAAG AGATTTCTTCCATCGGAGTTTGGCATGGATGCAGACCGTATCCACGCAGTGGAGCCAGCTGCAAGCATATTCAGGATCAAGGCTAAAATTCGAAGAGCAATTGAGGCTGAAGGGATACCATATACGTATATCTCATCCAATGCCTTTGCAGGGCATTTCTTGCCAAATTTAATGCAGGAAAATGCCACTGTTCCTCCTAGGGATAAGGTAGTCATACTTGGAGATGGAAATCCAAAAG GTATTTTTGTCCAGGAAGATGACATAGCAACTTACACCATTAAAGCAGCTGAAGATCCAAGAACCTTGAACAAGATTCTTTATATAAGACCCCCTTCCAATGTTTTGTCTTTCAATGAAGTAGTCTCCCTATGGGAGAGGAAAATTGGCAAGACCCTTGAAAAGAGCTATGTTCCTAAGGAACAGCTTCTTAACATCATTCAAG GACTTCAATAA